In one Planctomycetaceae bacterium genomic region, the following are encoded:
- the hisA gene encoding 1-(5-phosphoribosyl)-5-[(5-phosphoribosylamino)methylideneamino]imidazole-4-carboxamide isomerase → MEIIPAIDILGGKCVRLVQGEYNRYINYEDDPTKKAVEFKNAGAEWLHIIDLDGAKVGRCVNIDAIRDIAANMKDLKIQVGGGIRERQSVIDLLEMGITRVILGTKAVHDFDWFSTVVNEHPGKIVLSLDARGTKIATDGWKTDTSYELIDIAQKAALLPLDAIIFTDINKDGMLSGPNIERTKHLAETIKLPIIAAGGITTIEDIQKLAETKVIAAAIVGRALYENTIDLPQAIELCKKLN, encoded by the coding sequence ATGGAAATAATACCAGCAATCGACATTCTTGGCGGTAAATGCGTTAGACTCGTTCAGGGCGAATATAACAGATATATTAACTACGAGGACGACCCCACAAAAAAAGCCGTTGAGTTTAAAAACGCCGGTGCTGAATGGCTTCATATTATAGATTTAGATGGCGCAAAAGTCGGCAGATGTGTAAATATTGACGCCATACGCGACATAGCCGCAAATATGAAAGATTTAAAAATTCAGGTTGGCGGCGGTATTCGTGAAAGACAAAGCGTTATTGATTTGCTCGAAATGGGCATAACACGTGTAATCCTCGGCACAAAAGCGGTTCACGATTTTGACTGGTTTAGTACGGTGGTCAATGAGCATCCCGGCAAAATCGTTTTGAGTCTTGACGCTCGCGGCACAAAAATCGCGACTGACGGCTGGAAGACGGATACTTCGTATGAGCTTATTGATATTGCACAAAAGGCTGCTTTGCTGCCGCTTGATGCCATAATTTTCACGGACATTAATAAGGATGGGATGTTGTCCGGCCCGAATATTGAGAGAACGAAACATCTGGCAGAGACGATAAAGCTGCCGATTATTGCCGCCGGCGGCATTACGACGATTGAAGATATTCAAAAACTTGCGGAAACAAAAGTTATCGCAGCCGCGATTGTCGGCAGGGCGCTTTACGAGAACACAATCGACCTGCCACAGGCCATTGAGTTGTGTAAAAAACTTAATTGA